Within the Malus sylvestris chromosome 4, drMalSylv7.2, whole genome shotgun sequence genome, the region AGGAGAAAAGAGCTTCCCACTCCAGTTGAGAAGGAGAAGGGGGTCAGCCTTTGGTCTATGATTAAAGACAATGTGGGAAAGGATCTCACTCGAGTATGCCTTCCTGTGTACTTTAATGAGCCAATATCATCTCTTCAGAAGTGTTGTGAGGATTTGGAGTACTCGTATCTTTTGGACCGAGCATATGAGTATGGGAAAATGGTAAGGTTGGTGAGTGTGGGCTTTTTTACTTATTATACATTGCAGTCCTAATGTCATCTTTACGGTAGATATGGTCTGTATTGATGACTGCCCATACAGTTAccgttttttatttgtttttagtcTTACAATATAAATCTTTTGGTGGTTATATTTGTGGAAtaaatttgtttgaaatttgatgtCTAGTAGAAGTCTTAGGAGGATAGAAGGAAGAATAGACCATTGGGAACATTGATTCGGTCAATTTCTTGCATTAGAATAGTAATAGAGTTTTTATTTGGCTGGAATGTGCGCTAGAACATTTTGTAGCACCtcaattataatttatttatttatttatttttttgttgaatcTCACTTTGTTCGTTTTTGGTCCTTTATCTTATTAGGGAAACAGTCTCCAAAGGGTTCTAAATGTTGCTGCATTTGCGGTTTCTGGATATGCGTCATCTGTAGGGCGGCACTGCAAGCCATTCAATCCCTTGTTAGGGGAAACTTATGAAGCTGACTATCCTGATAAAGGAATTCGCTTCTTCTCCGAAAAGGTAAGGGAAGTAAAATAAATGGGCACAGGTGTGATAAGTGAAAATGAGGGTGACATATGCATCAACTTGTGACAAGCATATAACCTCTTTATGAGATTACCCAATTTTAGAATAGAAAACGCAACAGAAATCTTTTGACAATAAAGTGAGCGTTAAATAATGTGCCCTTTTACAGAAACTGGGAGAAATGAAAAGTAGAAGTATGATAATTGGCTTGGGTTTGATTCCTCCAAGAAATTTAAGAAAATGGCATTGCCACTCACGTTTGAAGGGGCAGTTATAGTGCCTGGATCTTCAGTTAATAGTTATGATGAGAGAAAAATAGGTAAATGGTGTATGAAAGAAAAGGGGTTCAAACCTTTGGTCAAATGATTATGCAACTTGCAACGAACTATTGTCATTTAAACTCTTAGAAAGTTTATTAATAATCCtagaaattgagaaaaaaaaaaaaactcaaaaaatgtgaaaatgtttttaagaaCTTGATTCTTACAGTGGTTTAATGTGTAcacatttttattgatttatcCCGCTCAATCCAaaatatttcaataaaattttaCTTGGTACAGGTTAGTCACCATCCAACACTCATTGCCTGTCATTGTGAAGGTAGAGGGTGGAAGTTCTGGGCTGACAGCAATATCCACACAAAATTTTGGGGACGATCAATTCAGCTTGACCCCGTTGGAGTTCTTAGCTTGCAGTTTGATGATGGTGAACTTTTCCAGTGGAGCAAGGTATGCTTTACTATGTTGCGTTGTGCTCTAAATTGACAGCATGTTAGAATCATTTTCTTGCCTAATATAACCACCAAGGTGTGCATTACtatgttgcttttttttttatgtatgctaCAAGTGTGCTTAAATATCTCTATGTTTTGTAATAGGTCACAACAAGCATATACAATCTAATTCTTGGTAAAGTATATTGTGATCACCATGGTACAATGCATATACGTGGTAATCGTCAGCATTCATGCAAACTGAAGTTCAAAGAGCAATCGATTCTTGACCGAAATCCTCACCAGGTTAGTGGTGTGTTTCTTATTTGTGTCTAGTATGATGGTTCTCTGCTGTAGAGAATGTTGAATCATTCTCATTGCTGTGTACCGGCCTGATATTGTGCTGCTGGATTGATTGCAATTGTATACTCTACACCCACATAGGTCCATGGATTTGTGGAAGATGTCACGGGGAAAAAGGTTGCTACATTATTTGGGAAGTGGGATGAAAGCATGCATTATGTAAATGGTGATGGGAGTGGCAAGTTAAATCCTTCAGATGCTTCATTGTTGTGGAAAAGTAGTAAACCTCCTAATGTCACACGATACAACTTAACGTCATTCGCAATGACACTGAATGAGCTAACACCTGGACTGCAGGTATACATGATGTAATCCATCAAATGTTTCATAtgcattttcatttttcccttATGCACATCAAATTGTTTCTTATAGCTTTGGCTGATCCTGGGTATTTGATCATGATTAAGGAGAACCTCCCACCCACCGATTCCAGGCTCAGGCCGGACCAACGGCATCTAGAGAATGGAGAGTACGAAAAGGCAAATTCAGAGAAACAGCGACTGGAAAAAAGGCAAAGAATGGTATTTTGGTTTCTTTTCGTATCTTTtggtcacacacacacacatgcacacacagaggcacacacacacagagacaccCATGCCAGCCTCATCAGCTGATTTTCTTTTTACTTGTGCTAGGTTTTACATGTAGAAGGTAATCCGATATTCATATTGTTTTCCTTGGTCATTTTATATGGTTTTTCTATGATCTTcccaatttgaaatatttattaCACTCCTATACCTAATGCGATCAAAGTTAAATTTTATACCATGATCACACCAAATGATGAATAATCCGTACTAGAGACAAGTCACTTGCCAAATTAGAGTCAACTGTGTCATTGAAACAACTTTTATGTTGGACAGTTGGAGAAATTATATTGCTGACATGTAAGAAGTTACTATACTCTTTGGTCAATGTTGGTTGGTTGCATTGCAAGTGACTTCAGCAACTTCACCCAGTTGCAACGTGAGAAAAAAGCATGGCTTTACTCTTGCCCCGTTTACTCTTCTTATGCTTTTACAATGTATTACTCAGTTCCTTGCAGATTTGAAGAgcaaatacagaaaattttttGATGCATTCAAATATACAAATCTTTAGGAATACTTTCAGTGTATTATAGTTTGCAATAAATATGTTTATGAGAAGATGGCATATGATTTAACTGAAATATTACTTTATTACTATTAATGCTGGTGATGATCCTTGAAACTCTCAATGCACAGTCGAGGAAACTACAAGAAAACGGGTGGAAACCCAGATGGTTCGAGAGAGAACGTGAAGATGGATCATTCCGCTATGTTGGTGGTTATTGGGAAACAAGGAATCAGGGACAATGGGATGAATGCCCAGACATTTTTGGTGAATTTAACGAAGGCCTGGATGAGCAATCAGAAGGGTCATGATTATAATTCAGGTGGGTGCTTATTGTCCAGAAAACCATATTTTCGCAATATCCACAAGTCTTTCCACTTCCATAGATATATGATTTAACTCTACTGAACTTGTTCACTAGAAGTGTCGAGACTTTattatttgtaaattttctGATAATGCAGGAAACATAAATTGGGTTGAGATGGTCACAGGCGAAACTGCGAGCATTATAGCTTGGCGTTTCCTGATTTGGTGTTTTGTTCAAGAGTATGATCAGGAGATTGATAGCATCTGAGCATTTAAACGAGAATTCTCTTTTATTCGACTGTAAGTTGATGGTTAGATTGtagtcttatatatatatatatatgtatcctTGTAATGTTATCGTTTATCTAatccctctccctccctctcctcaTCTGTCACATATGTTGTAGTTTTTTTCTCCCTTTCTATTGGTGCCAACCATTGGTTGAgcattttcatatttaattgtATTCTCTtagtaataaaaagaaaaatgtagtTTTATCATCGTGTTGTATTTGGTTCGGGTCAAACTTAATCTGAGTCTGAATTCGATATATGCAGACCCATCGACTTGATATTcgacaaattttaatttttcgagTTTGAGTTTCGATAAAAGACCCTAAATTATGATTTCCATTTGAAAgttaatttactaaaatgtCTAGATTTTTGCTTGTCTTTACACTTACAAATTGTAGAAACTAAGATGAGAAAAAATGTCACTTAGAACTACGGTTTGGTAGTATTTATCTTTTCTTGAAAGTGAGAGGTTTATGTTCGAATCTACgtgcgaattcgataccaaatttgGTTGTCATTGTGTGATTTACTCGAACTCTCTCATCTCTTAGTATAAAATGTattgttgtactaaaaaaatgaGAGAGCTTACAAATGACTATCAAAATAGAAATAACTGAAAGCTAAAGCATCAAATATGCACATGCAAGGATGAAATAAGCATGTAAAGCTACTTGGACCAATGTGAATTGATTCAATTATTATTACTACGATATTGTGATATTTTTATTCACTTGTAAGTTAAAAATCTCAGGTTTAATGACGTAAAATATTTATGTTTAGTTTGATATTTAATTATGCTTGGCCTTTTGTATCGCCTAGTCCAGTCCTCACTCGCTTTAGAAATGCCCTTTGGTATAATTGCTTCAAATGGACAATAGACTTATTCTAATTCTAACACGAattagactttttttttttttttttgtcaaagatagattttgttagactAGATGTTAGATTAATTATCAATGGGATTTGAATCCATGCCTTTATTTAAGAGTTCAACTCTTTTCCACCATTATAGTAACATGCCACTTGCAGCATGATTTAGACTTGGATCTAATATTAGTTTTTCATCATAAATAAATGCCacttgagtttttttttctttttttttcctgagcAGACGATATTATCAACACTAAGGGAAGGGGTtgtgcttagcctcacaatgtgctagcaataatgtggtttaaattcgcatTTGAAAAGAATCGAATCTAGACCTCTcgcttacaaatgaagagaaataccactacactgtagtactaagtgataaGTGTATTTAAGTTAGAAATGGGCACTGTTACAGTGGAGTTGTTGAATTATTGTGAGAGTGATGAACTTTTGGATAAACGATTAAATTTAGAGGTCCAAATGCTCTAAATTCTAACGGACAAGGATGCATCCCATGCCGAGACAGTGACATCTAGCCACTGGTTTTGAATAATATTGTATTACTATTTCTTCCATcatattattgtaaattaaattaaattaaattatatttttattaaattaaattaaattaaattaaattatattcCAAATGGTTGATAATGTGATCGCTACAAATCATACCAAAACAATTGTATATCCCCTACATTACCTTGATtgattctgatttttttttaacagataaATTGGATTAATGATCCCATGGTAATAGGGTAATTGGACGATAGTCTGGTTccgtgataaaaaaaattcgaatTTGAACCCATATGGTGAAGTCTTTTAGGATTTAGGTTAGAAATTGAAAGTTAACTCTCCGTTAATTATTAGCACTTGAGCCATATATATTAGGTTAAAATGAAACTATTCAGTCATTGTTAGCACATGAGACTTACATATgaggcatttttttttaattattcaaacTAGATGTTAAGACCTGTGAGGGGAAGGGTTTGAATTCTAATAATTATGGATGCGTTGGTGAATGTTCTATAACTAAGTAATTAATCAGCTACAATTACCCACTTTCTAATTGGACCACAAGTTAGAAGTcactgtgaacacggaaaattcctgaaacgaaagagacaagaacaacgtgcacaaacaaatatttgtgtttgatgattttgggttacaatctctctctagcatggcaaccacatcagagtcggggaatggataagtcttctcctcaagctccttcaaagtgcgtctacgtgtctcttgatcacgaaaagcttcggtttgaatcgccttgcctcgtgtggatattttgacgggagatgtgttgaccgtcatcgcttccttggtgggtttccatgcagccttttccacctttgtcccaagaactttgtcgttcttgtagtcggcgatcggttctttcttcccatgatgggcgatgctcaactctatgtcatgggcgcgagtggccaattcctcgaaggtccgtggtttaa harbors:
- the LOC126617773 gene encoding oxysterol-binding protein-related protein 2A-like isoform X3, which codes for MPFHDTKEYFTEPSITCGSMKGVVNNTNKQSEAQSQTNNGEETQTEKEVQDYNYPHVERRKELPTPVEKEKGVSLWSMIKDNVGKDLTRVCLPVYFNEPISSLQKCCEDLEYSYLLDRAYEYGKMGNSLQRVLNVAAFAVSGYASSVGRHCKPFNPLLGETYEADYPDKGIRFFSEKVSHHPTLIACHCEGRGWKFWADSNIHTKFWGRSIQLDPVGVLSLQFDDGELFQWSKVTTSIYNLILGKVYCDHHGTMHIRGNRQHSCKLKFKEQSILDRNPHQVHGFVEDVTGKKVATLFGKWDESMHYVNGDGSGKLNPSDASLLWKSSKPPNVTRYNLTSFAMTLNELTPGLQENLPPTDSRLRPDQRHLENGEYEKANSEKQRLEKRQRMSRKLQENGWKPRWFEREREDGSFRYVGGYWETRNQGQWDECPDIFGEFNEGLDEQSEGS
- the LOC126617773 gene encoding oxysterol-binding protein-related protein 2A-like isoform X1 → MRVKEMHPLCCITLESAGLGDQSPEISLSRTRSLPASLAAAQVGSDSNTAGRASGSEATVAGVLHKWTNYSKGWRSRWFLLRNGVLSYSKIRRPETLSLLTPNDDDVRLIGEISAHRLSRMDSETGSRRSNKPPKTVGIVHLKVNISSFRESKSDDRKFYIFTATKTLHLRTNSKSDRAAWLQALVSIRTLFPHRSLNDSLSLVPTDLSISTKRLKKRLLEEGTGESIVQDCEQIMLSEFSQLQGRLKVICEERSNLLDTLRQFEAANYEAEASGIHDGEYQLTKHEFSSLGPGKYSECSTTESSDDIEKQELEEVSDEDEMPFHDTKEYFTEPSITCGSMKGVVNNTNKQSEAQSQTNNGEETQTEKEVQDYNYPHVERRKELPTPVEKEKGVSLWSMIKDNVGKDLTRVCLPVYFNEPISSLQKCCEDLEYSYLLDRAYEYGKMGNSLQRVLNVAAFAVSGYASSVGRHCKPFNPLLGETYEADYPDKGIRFFSEKVSHHPTLIACHCEGRGWKFWADSNIHTKFWGRSIQLDPVGVLSLQFDDGELFQWSKVTTSIYNLILGKVYCDHHGTMHIRGNRQHSCKLKFKEQSILDRNPHQVHGFVEDVTGKKVATLFGKWDESMHYVNGDGSGKLNPSDASLLWKSSKPPNVTRYNLTSFAMTLNELTPGLQENLPPTDSRLRPDQRHLENGEYEKANSEKQRLEKRQRMSRKLQENGWKPRWFEREREDGSFRYVGGYWETRNQGQWDECPDIFGEFNEGLDEQSEGS
- the LOC126617773 gene encoding oxysterol-binding protein-related protein 2A-like isoform X2, producing MRVKEMHPLCCITLESAGLGDQSPEISLSRTRSLPASLAAAQVGSDSNTAGRASGSEATVAGVLHKWTNYSKGWRSRWFLLRNGVLSYSKIRRPETLSLLTPNDDDVRLIGEISAHRLSRMDSETGSRRSNKPPKTVGIVHLKISSFRESKSDDRKFYIFTATKTLHLRTNSKSDRAAWLQALVSIRTLFPHRSLNDSLSLVPTDLSISTKRLKKRLLEEGTGESIVQDCEQIMLSEFSQLQGRLKVICEERSNLLDTLRQFEAANYEAEASGIHDGEYQLTKHEFSSLGPGKYSECSTTESSDDIEKQELEEVSDEDEMPFHDTKEYFTEPSITCGSMKGVVNNTNKQSEAQSQTNNGEETQTEKEVQDYNYPHVERRKELPTPVEKEKGVSLWSMIKDNVGKDLTRVCLPVYFNEPISSLQKCCEDLEYSYLLDRAYEYGKMGNSLQRVLNVAAFAVSGYASSVGRHCKPFNPLLGETYEADYPDKGIRFFSEKVSHHPTLIACHCEGRGWKFWADSNIHTKFWGRSIQLDPVGVLSLQFDDGELFQWSKVTTSIYNLILGKVYCDHHGTMHIRGNRQHSCKLKFKEQSILDRNPHQVHGFVEDVTGKKVATLFGKWDESMHYVNGDGSGKLNPSDASLLWKSSKPPNVTRYNLTSFAMTLNELTPGLQENLPPTDSRLRPDQRHLENGEYEKANSEKQRLEKRQRMSRKLQENGWKPRWFEREREDGSFRYVGGYWETRNQGQWDECPDIFGEFNEGLDEQSEGS